A single region of the Acidobacteriota bacterium genome encodes:
- a CDS encoding Re/Si-specific NAD(P)(+) transhydrogenase subunit alpha → MRAGVVRETHPGERRVALVPESVARIQAKGVDFLIEAGAGARAGFSDDAYREAGAEIAATAGEVLAAADLVVRVQAPDATEIDASKAGAAVVGLLFPLTAAAMVRQLRSARLTAIALDRIPRVTLAQSMDVLSSQSTVAGYRAAVLAAYRLPQFFPLLMTAAGRIDPARVLVLGAGVAGLQAIATAHRLGAVVEAYDVRAVVKEQVESLGASFVEVPAIEDAETEGGYAREVSEESQRRANEVIAERLRSTDACITTALIPGRPAPRLITAEMVEGMPHGSLIVDLAAEQGGNCELTQPGEEVNVNGVTILGPLNLASDLAADASRMFSRNTEKLVLYLLVDGELSFDFENEIVKGCVVTHDGEIVDKQVAEALA, encoded by the coding sequence ATGAGAGCCGGAGTCGTACGCGAAACGCATCCGGGAGAGCGCCGGGTCGCCCTGGTCCCCGAGAGCGTCGCACGAATTCAAGCCAAGGGCGTCGACTTCCTGATTGAAGCGGGCGCCGGCGCCCGGGCCGGCTTCAGCGACGACGCGTACCGCGAAGCCGGCGCCGAGATCGCCGCGACGGCCGGCGAGGTTCTGGCCGCGGCCGATCTCGTGGTCCGCGTCCAGGCGCCGGATGCAACAGAGATCGACGCGTCGAAGGCGGGCGCGGCGGTCGTCGGCCTGCTCTTCCCGCTGACCGCCGCAGCCATGGTGCGACAGCTCCGTTCCGCCCGGCTCACCGCGATCGCCCTCGACCGGATTCCCCGCGTCACCCTCGCGCAGTCGATGGACGTCCTGAGTTCCCAGAGCACCGTAGCCGGCTACCGGGCCGCCGTGCTGGCGGCCTACCGCCTGCCACAGTTCTTCCCGCTGTTGATGACCGCGGCCGGGCGCATCGACCCGGCCCGGGTCCTGGTCCTCGGGGCCGGCGTCGCCGGACTACAGGCGATCGCCACCGCCCATCGGCTGGGCGCCGTGGTCGAGGCCTACGACGTTCGCGCCGTGGTCAAGGAGCAGGTCGAGAGCCTGGGGGCCTCCTTCGTCGAGGTGCCGGCGATCGAGGACGCCGAGACCGAGGGCGGCTACGCCCGGGAGGTCTCCGAGGAAAGCCAGCGGCGAGCCAACGAAGTGATCGCCGAGCGCCTGCGCTCGACCGACGCCTGCATCACGACGGCGTTGATTCCGGGTCGCCCGGCGCCCAGGCTGATCACGGCCGAAATGGTCGAGGGCATGCCGCACGGCTCGCTGATCGTCGACCTGGCGGCCGAGCAGGGCGGCAACTGCGAGCTGACGCAGCCGGGCGAAGAGGTCAACGTGAACGGCGTCACGATCCTGGGCCCGCTCAACCTGGCCAGCGACCTCGCCGCCGACGCCAGCCGCATGTTCTCGCGCAACACCGAAAAGCTCGTGCTCTACCTGCTCGTCGACGGCGAGTTGAGCTTCGACTTCGAAAACGAGATCGTCAAGGGTTGCGTGGTAACCCACGACGGCGAGATCGTCGACAAACAGGTCGCCGAAGCACTGGCCTGA
- a CDS encoding NAD(P) transhydrogenase subunit alpha: protein MLEIFLGLYIFMLAAFVGYGVIKGVPALLHTPLMAFTNAISGISLVGSLVAAGAHYNNVSTVLGAIAVLCATINVVGGFWITDRMLRMFKKQDPKADAAGDA from the coding sequence ATGCTCGAGATCTTCCTTGGGCTGTACATCTTCATGCTCGCGGCCTTCGTCGGCTACGGCGTGATCAAGGGTGTACCCGCCCTGCTCCACACCCCGCTGATGGCGTTCACGAACGCGATCTCCGGCATCTCCCTGGTCGGCTCCCTCGTCGCCGCCGGCGCTCACTACAACAACGTGAGCACCGTGCTCGGCGCGATCGCCGTGCTGTGCGCGACGATCAACGTCGTCGGCGGCTTCTGGATCACGGACCGCATGCTGCGGATGTTCAAGAAGCAGGACCCGAAGGCTGACGCGGCCGGAGACGCCTGA